One stretch of Ipomoea triloba cultivar NCNSP0323 chromosome 8, ASM357664v1 DNA includes these proteins:
- the LOC116027722 gene encoding homeobox protein HD1, with protein sequence MQEEGVGLMSSGGGGGGLGLGDISSSMAAACGEQQRRLKAEMATHPLYEQLLAAHVACLRVATPIDQLPLIDAQLSHSHHLLRSYASNHSPSLSPHERQELDNFLAQYLLVLCSFKEQLQQHVRVHAVEAVMACREIEQNLQALTGASLGEGTGATMSDDEDELALQMDFSLDQSAGGDGGHDLMGFGPLLPTESERSLMERVRQELKIELKQGFRSRIEDVREEILRKRRAGKLPGDTTTVLKNWWQQHSKWPYPTEDDKAKLVEETGLQLKQINNWFINQRKRNWHSNSQSVTSLKSKRKR encoded by the exons ATGCAAGAAGAAGGGGTGGGGTTGATGAGTTCtggtggcggcggcggagggTTGGGTTTGGGGGATATTTCTTCGTCGATGGCGGCGGCGTGCGGCGAGCAGCAGCGGCGGTTGAAGGCGGAGATGGCGACACACCCGCTTTACGAGCAGTTGTTGGCGGCCCACGTGGCATGCCTCCGTGTGGCCACGCCGATTGATCAGCTCCCCCTTATTGATGCTCAGCTCTCTCACTCTCATCATCTCTTGCGCTCTTACGCTTCTAATCACTCGCCCTCTCTCTCCCCCCATGAAAGACAAGAGCTTGACAACTTCTTG GCACAGTACTTGTTAGTTTTATGTTCATTTAAAGAGCAGCTTCAGCAACATGTCAGAGTCCATGCTGTAGAAGCAGTGATGGCCTGCCGTGAAATTGAGCAGAACTTGCAAGCTCTGACTG GAGCAAGTCTTGGTGAAGGAACAGGTGCAACAATgtcagatgatgaagatgagcTAGCACTGCAGATGGATTTCTCTTTGGATCAATCTGCAGGAGGTGATGGGGGGCATGACTTGATGGGATTTGGTCCATTGCTCCCCACTGAATCTGAAAGGTCTCTAATGGAGAGGGTTCGACAGGAACTCAAGATTGAGTTAAAACAG GGATTCAGATCAAGAATTGAAGATGTGAGGGAGGAGATATTAAGAAAGAGAAGGGCAGGGAAATTGCCCGGTGACACTACCACTGTTCTCAAGAACTGGTGGCAGCAACACTCCAAGTGGCCATATCCAACT gaaGATGACAAGGCAAAGCTAGTGGAGGAGACAGGGTTGCAGCTGAAGCAAATAAACAACTGGTTCATCAACCAAAGGAAGCGCAACTGGCACAGCAATTCCCAGTCAGTCACATCTCTCAAGTCCAAGCGCaagagataa